The Syntrophobotulus glycolicus DSM 8271 DNA window ATCATGAGTGGAACCTGATTTTGGAAAAGGATACTCATCTGGCCCAGCTTGTTGCCATAAACAGCGAGTATGTAGGGTTTGTTTTAACACATCCTGAAGTTTATTTTCCATTATATATAGAAGAAATTGAATTAGATTTTGAGGGTGAGCAAATACTTAGTGTTCAATGTGATACTAAGCTTGAGGTGTGGAATATTTTATGCTTGGACAATGATGTATTGAAAACTACAATTAATTTAAAAGCTCCAATAATTATTAATTTAGAAAAGCAATTAGGTTATCAGTTAATTTTGAATGAAGAAAAGTATAATTCGAAGGTATTGTTATTCTCACAAAAGGAAGAAAGAAATTGTTCAGAAGGGGTGACAGGTTAATGCTTGTTCTTTCCCGGAAGGTTAATGAAAGAATAAAAATCGGAGAAGGGGTTGAGATTACCGTTGTATCGATCTCTGGTGATACTGTAAAGATTGGTATTGATGCTTCAAAGGAAGTAAAAATACTGCGCAGTGAAGTTTATGAAGAGATCAGCCGTCAAAATCAAGCAGCAGCCGAAACAAGTGACTTAGAACAAAGTCTGGAAGCAATCAATGCCCTGCGGGCTAAAATGGTTAAAGAGTAACGACTAGTATAAGATCTTAAACAAAATATCGAGTCATAATAAGCTGAAAATCCAGAATGCGATTTATCGAGCTGATTTAGGATTTTTCTCATCCAATCAACTTCAACTGTCAATTGGCTGACTTTTCGCTCCAGGTCCGCGATGTGTCCATCTTCTTCAACTAGCTTTTTTCTGATTCAGACGGGCCCTTTCTTAAATATTTCAGCTGCTCTTTCCATAAACTCTGCTTTTCAGCGCCCACTCGTAAGTCATGAAATTTATCGGCAACAACATGAAATGTTCAAGAAGGGTAAGCACTCCATAGAGGATCGCATTGTCAGCCTGCATATGCCTTTTGTCAGACCCATTGTACGTGGCAAAGCGAGTGCCGATGTAGAATTTGGAGCAAAGCTTGCGATTAGTGTTGTCAAAGGGTTTAGTTTCATGGAGAATCTAAGCTTTGACGCTTTCAATGAGAGCAAAACATTGATGCAATCGGTTGAACACTACTACAAAAGGTATGGGTTTTATCCTGAAGCCGTGATGGCTGACAAGATCTATCGGAATAGAGACAACCTCAACTACTGCAAGAGGCTAGGCATTCGACTGAGCGGCCCACCACTCGGAAGACCATCCAAAGATCAAGGACTATTAAGAGAACAAAAGAAACAAGAACGTCTGGATGCTGGAATTCGAAATGCTGTTGAAGGAAAATTCGGAGAAGGAAAGCGGTTTTATGGGCTCGGACGTATCATGGCACGTCTT harbors:
- a CDS encoding flagellar assembly protein FliW — its product is MEEKQIKIKIPLGIPGFETYHEWNLILEKDTHLAQLVAINSEYVGFVLTHPEVYFPLYIEEIELDFEGEQILSVQCDTKLEVWNILCLDNDVLKTTINLKAPIIINLEKQLGYQLILNEEKYNSKVLLFSQKEERNCSEGVTG
- the csrA gene encoding carbon storage regulator CsrA, coding for MFRRGDRLMLVLSRKVNERIKIGEGVEITVVSISGDTVKIGIDASKEVKILRSEVYEEISRQNQAAAETSDLEQSLEAINALRAKMVKE